The proteins below are encoded in one region of Bacteroidota bacterium:
- a CDS encoding DUF1508 domain-containing protein, which produces MFFQIYQDSSNYWRWRLKAANYKIVADSGEGYYNKSDCLAGINLVKSAWNAPVYDA; this is translated from the coding sequence ATGTTTTTTCAAATCTATCAAGACTCCAGCAATTACTGGAGATGGCGGTTAAAAGCCGCAAACTACAAGATCGTTGCCGACTCAGGCGAAGGCTATTACAATAAGTCTGACTGCTTGGCCGGTATTAATCTTGTGAAAAGTGCATGGAACGCGCCAGTTTACGACGCATAG
- a CDS encoding SocA family protein, translating to MKTYNTAKFKELVLHICYENRDNPKFSATVLNKMLYYTDFFWYAQNGSTITGDDYIREKAGPIPKHLVPVRENLKARGHLVLRKEKYFGYDQIKPTVEEKPDLRALTEDEIDFATQVVEYFKKYNATELSNLTHKELSWQVLKTGETIPPASIFLRFNNPVPLEAMGWAKGVIKKIRLAA from the coding sequence ATGAAGACATATAATACGGCAAAATTCAAAGAACTTGTACTGCACATTTGTTACGAGAATAGAGACAATCCAAAGTTCTCTGCAACGGTGCTAAATAAGATGTTGTACTACACGGATTTCTTTTGGTATGCTCAAAACGGTTCAACGATTACTGGTGATGATTACATCAGGGAGAAGGCTGGACCAATCCCAAAACATCTTGTCCCGGTTCGGGAGAATTTGAAAGCGCGCGGGCACTTAGTACTTCGCAAAGAAAAATACTTCGGCTATGACCAGATAAAGCCAACAGTTGAGGAAAAACCTGACTTGCGAGCACTCACGGAAGATGAGATTGATTTTGCAACGCAAGTTGTCGAATACTTCAAGAAGTATAATGCTACTGAACTTAGTAATCTCACGCATAAAGAGTTGAGTTGGCAAGTGCTAAAAACCGGGGAGACTATTCCCCCTGCATCCATATTCTTGCGGTTCAACAACCCAGTACCATTAGAAGCAATGGGGTGGGCTAAGGGTGTCATAAAGAAAATTCGTTTAGCTGCTTAA